The following are encoded together in the Bacillus cereus group sp. RP43 genome:
- a CDS encoding S66 peptidase family protein, whose translation MLKCFLNLNILSFKGVNLVLPTKLKKGDEIRVISPSCSLSIVSNTNREIATKRLTDMGFHVTFSKNAEEIDRFSSASISSRVQDLHEAFRDPNVKAILTTLGGYNSNGLLKHLDYDLIRENPKFFCGYSDITALTNAIYAKTALVTYSGPHFSSFGMEKGLDYTTDYFLKCLTSNEPIEILPAETWSDDSWYIDQENRKFIKNEGYVSIQEGEATGEIIGGNMSTFNLLQGTPYMPNLQDKILFLEEDSLTEKATLKTFDRYLHSLMQQPGFEHVKGIVIGRMQKGAECTIADIQEMIASKIELKHIPIIANASFGHTTPIFTFPIGGRATITSNKKSASITILTN comes from the coding sequence ATGTTAAAATGTTTTTTAAATCTAAATATTCTTTCATTTAAAGGGGTGAATTTGGTGCTACCAACAAAATTAAAAAAAGGTGATGAAATAAGGGTTATTTCACCATCTTGTAGTTTAAGTATTGTCTCAAATACGAACCGAGAGATTGCCACAAAAAGATTAACCGATATGGGCTTTCACGTTACATTCTCAAAAAATGCTGAAGAAATAGATCGTTTTTCTTCAGCCTCTATTTCTTCACGAGTTCAAGACCTCCACGAAGCATTTAGAGATCCTAATGTAAAAGCAATTTTGACGACACTTGGAGGATACAACTCTAACGGTTTATTGAAACATCTCGATTATGATTTAATTCGAGAAAATCCGAAGTTTTTCTGCGGTTACTCTGATATTACCGCTTTAACTAACGCGATTTATGCTAAAACGGCCTTAGTTACATATTCAGGTCCTCACTTCTCTTCATTTGGAATGGAGAAAGGCCTCGATTATACGACCGATTACTTTTTAAAATGCTTAACTTCTAATGAGCCTATTGAAATATTGCCGGCTGAAACATGGAGCGATGATTCTTGGTATATTGATCAGGAAAATCGAAAATTTATTAAAAATGAAGGATATGTTTCAATTCAAGAAGGAGAAGCCACAGGAGAGATTATTGGTGGTAATATGAGCACATTTAATTTACTACAAGGTACACCATATATGCCTAACTTACAGGACAAAATTTTATTTCTTGAAGAGGATAGTTTAACAGAAAAAGCTACCCTTAAAACTTTTGATCGATATTTACATTCTCTTATGCAGCAACCTGGCTTTGAACATGTAAAAGGCATTGTTATAGGAAGAATGCAAAAAGGAGCAGAATGTACGATAGCAGATATTCAAGAAATGATTGCTTCAAAGATAGAACTTAAACATATACCTATCATTGCAAATGCTAGTTTTGGGCATACAACTCCTATTTTCACTTTCCCAATTGGCGGAAGAGCAACAATCACTTCTAATAAAAAGAGCGCATCTATTACAATTTTAACGAATTAA
- a CDS encoding PTS sugar transporter subunit IIC, translated as MAILQGLALLLVVLCLFTLFSYRAPYGMKAMGALANAAIASFLIEAFHRYIGGEMFHNDFLQSVGEASGSMSGVAAAILVALAIGVSPVYAVLIGIATSGFGILPGFFAGYVCAFVVKFLEKKLPAGVEFLAILFIAAPISRGMAMLMDPLVNATLGKIGSMISVATTESPIIMGIMLGGLITVISTSPLSSMALTAMLGLTGLPMAIGSLAVAASAPMNFIFFKRLKICSKKDIIAVAIEPLTQADVVSANPIPIYMTNFVGGALAGIITSLFQLVNNAPGTASPIPGLLVLFGFNDVIKVTIAAVLCGIVTTIVGYVGSIVFRKYPIRSADEIRGINSEEKVA; from the coding sequence ATGGCTATCTTGCAAGGTTTAGCACTATTACTTGTTGTACTCTGTCTATTTACACTTTTTAGTTACCGTGCTCCTTACGGAATGAAAGCAATGGGTGCTTTAGCTAATGCAGCAATCGCGAGTTTTCTTATTGAGGCATTTCACCGTTATATCGGTGGAGAAATGTTTCATAATGACTTTTTACAATCAGTAGGAGAAGCTTCTGGTAGTATGAGCGGTGTCGCAGCGGCGATTTTAGTAGCATTAGCAATCGGTGTTTCACCCGTATACGCTGTTTTAATCGGTATAGCTACTAGTGGGTTCGGTATTTTACCAGGATTTTTCGCTGGATACGTTTGTGCCTTCGTCGTGAAATTTCTCGAAAAGAAATTACCAGCTGGTGTAGAATTTTTAGCAATTTTATTTATTGCCGCACCAATTTCACGTGGAATGGCTATGCTTATGGATCCGCTCGTTAACGCCACACTCGGTAAAATCGGTTCTATGATTTCAGTTGCAACTACAGAAAGTCCTATCATTATGGGTATTATGCTTGGTGGATTAATCACAGTTATTTCTACATCTCCACTGAGTTCTATGGCACTAACTGCAATGCTTGGATTAACAGGTTTACCAATGGCAATTGGTAGTCTTGCCGTAGCAGCTTCTGCCCCAATGAACTTTATTTTCTTTAAACGACTAAAAATTTGTTCAAAGAAAGATATAATCGCTGTGGCAATCGAGCCGTTAACACAAGCCGATGTTGTCTCAGCAAACCCAATTCCTATCTATATGACGAACTTTGTTGGCGGTGCGCTTGCCGGTATTATTACGTCGCTATTCCAGCTCGTTAATAATGCACCAGGGACAGCATCACCAATTCCAGGACTTCTCGTATTGTTCGGATTTAATGATGTAATAAAAGTAACGATTGCTGCCGTATTATGTGGAATCGTTACCACTATTGTTGGATACGTTGGTTCCATTGTGTTCCGCAAATATCCGATCCGTTCTGCTGATGAAATTCGTGGAATTAATTCGGAAGAGAAAGTTGCATAA
- a CDS encoding YxeA family protein — protein sequence MKLVIKVLVVFAIILGGTAYYLNTKTEGVHAFVDNFFSNKEIQDYYAVIDKGEKKDDEYLYTFKGYTEDGKLQIIKRIVNRELHTGDFIKIYAKGMQGKGWAEIPKESIPQKALQKIEKV from the coding sequence ATGAAATTGGTAATAAAAGTTTTAGTTGTGTTCGCCATTATTTTAGGGGGAACAGCATATTATTTAAACACAAAAACAGAAGGTGTACACGCTTTTGTAGACAACTTCTTTTCAAATAAAGAAATACAAGATTATTATGCAGTTATAGATAAAGGTGAGAAAAAAGACGATGAATATTTGTATACATTTAAAGGGTATACGGAAGACGGAAAGCTACAAATTATTAAAAGAATAGTGAACCGTGAATTGCATACAGGTGATTTTATAAAAATTTATGCAAAGGGTATGCAAGGAAAAGGATGGGCTGAAATCCCGAAAGAATCAATCCCGCAAAAGGCATTACAAAAAATAGAAAAAGTTTAA
- a CDS encoding DUF1934 domain-containing protein, producing MKKQLAGLPVHVHFVTEIREGARKETVAFEANGQYYVKGQGTYITFQEPNEQGEVKTIIKIQDEQVLIMRSGAISMRQTHVKGEWTTGTYTSELGTFALQTKTDNVLFKWSDEKKKGQLFLTYALLLSEQEAGRYTITINLKEAK from the coding sequence GTGAAGAAACAACTTGCAGGCTTGCCGGTACACGTTCATTTCGTAACAGAAATCCGTGAAGGGGCGAGAAAGGAAACCGTTGCTTTTGAAGCAAATGGTCAATACTATGTAAAAGGTCAAGGTACATATATAACATTCCAAGAGCCGAACGAACAAGGCGAAGTGAAAACAATTATTAAAATTCAAGATGAACAAGTTCTCATTATGCGTTCAGGTGCTATTTCTATGCGTCAGACGCATGTGAAAGGTGAATGGACAACTGGTACGTATACGAGTGAACTTGGTACGTTTGCATTGCAAACGAAAACTGATAACGTTCTTTTTAAATGGTCGGATGAAAAGAAAAAAGGACAACTCTTCTTAACGTACGCATTGCTTCTAAGTGAACAAGAAGCTGGCAGATATACAATTACAATTAATTTGAAGGAGGCAAAATAA